In Vitis riparia cultivar Riparia Gloire de Montpellier isolate 1030 chromosome 19, EGFV_Vit.rip_1.0, whole genome shotgun sequence, the following proteins share a genomic window:
- the LOC117908530 gene encoding NADH kinase: MAKRRLLLMLKSLDIHPYSQLDLLSRTTTPRVLGYLENRRKVHEDAINFCQDVLRKKAVDWQAICRNNLSQDSQPIHNVDLVVTIGGDGTLLQASHFMDDSVPVLGVNSDPTQVQEVEEFSEEFDATRSTGHLCAATIGNFEQVLDDILDDRRTPSNLSRMSICLNSQLLPTYALNDALLAHPCPATVSRCSFKIKREGHPCSPLVHCRSSGLRVSTAAGSTAAMLSAGGFAMPILSQDLQYMVREPISPGAAYSSLMHGLLKPDQSMVASWFSKDGVIYIDGSDVSYSIKYGDTIEMSSKAPVLKVFLPHHLLS, from the exons ATGGCGAAAAGGCGATTGCTGCTGATGTTGAAATCCTTGGATATACACCCATATTCCCAGTTGGACCTCCTCTCCCGCACCACCACACCACGG GTTTTGGGTTATCTGGAGAACAGGCGAAAGGTTCACGAGGATGCCATAAACTTTTGTCAGGATGTTTTGCGGAAAAAGGCGGTTGATTGGCAAGCCATTTGCCGTAACAATCTATCACAAGATTCACAACCAATTCATAATGTGGATTTGGTTGTTACCATTGGTGGCGATGGGACTCTTTTGCAGGCCAGCCATTTCATGGACGATTCTGTTCCTGTCCTGGGGGTGAATTCAGACCCCACTCAAGTCCAAGAG GTTGAAGAGTTCAGTGAAGAATTCGATGCTACTAGAAGCACTGGTCATCTATGTGCTGCAACAATTGGGAACTTCGAACAA GTGCTAGATGACATTCTTGATGACCGAAGAACCCCTTCCAATTTATCCAGAATGTCAATATGTCTGAATTCGCAACTGCTGCCAACCTATGCTCTTAATGATGCTTTACTTGCACACCCTTGTCCAGCAACAGTTTCTCGGTGCTCATTCAA AATTAAGAGGGAAGGCCACCCCTGTTCTCCTCTAGTGCACTGTCGATCAAGTGGTCTTAGAGTCTCAACGGCTGCTGGATCTACAGCTGCAATGCTCTCTGCAGGCGGATTTGCAATGCCCATTTTGTCTCAGGATCTTCAGTACATGGTACGAGAACCCATTTCACCTGGAGCAGCCTACTCAAGCTTAATGCATGGATTACTAAAACCTGATCAGTCTATGGTTGCATCATGGTTTAGTAAAGATGGTGTAATATATATTGATGGTTCTGATGTTTCCTACTCCATCAAATATGGGGACACTATTGAAATGTCTTCCAAAGCCCCGGTTTTGAAAGTTTTCCTGCCTCACCACTTGTTATCATAG
- the LOC117908531 gene encoding E3 ubiquitin-protein ligase CCNB1IP1 homolog isoform X5, with translation MKPVDVNPNDEWINMAMAGVSPQILMKSAYRSVMFYIGQKELEMQYKMNRIVAQCRQKCEMMQEKFTEKLEQVHTAYQKMAKRCQMMEQEIETMSKDKQELQEKFSEKSRQKRKLDEMYDQLRSEYESMKRSAIQPTTNFYSRPEPDLFSNQPNIMDNRDTIRKDWSVFTPETPGPKEDIWTARQNSSNSGGPFEVSGGSPMKQARISVDAGNRRAGAFGTGAGNPSMTIRNLILSPIKRPQLSRGRPNMFTL, from the exons ATGAAACCTGTGGACGTCAATCCAAATGATGAATGGATAAAT ATGGCCATGGCAGGAGTATCTCCCCAGATAT TAATGAAAAGTGCATATAGAAGTGTAATGTTCTACATTGGACAAAAGGAACTGGAGATGCAATACAAGATGAACAGAATAGTAGCCCAGTGCCGGCAGAAATGTGAAATGATGCAAGAAAAATTCACAGAAAAACTGGAGCAGGTGCATACAGCATACCAGAAAATGGCCAAGAGGTGCCAGATGATGGAGCAAGAGATTGAGACCATGTCCAAGGACAAGCAAGAACTCCAAGaaaaattttctgaaaaatcCAG GCAAAAGAGAAAACTTGATGAAATGTATGATCAGTTAAGAAGTGAATATGAGTCAATGAAAAGATCAGCTATCCAACCCACAACCAATTTCTATTCAAGACCCGAGCCTGATTTGTTCTCTAACCAACCCAATATCATGGATAACAGAGATACAATCAGAAAAG ATTGGTCGGTTTTCACTCCTGAAACTCCAGGACCTAAAGAGGATATATGGACTGCAAGACAGAATAGCTCTAATTCTGGTGGCCCTTTTGAGGTCTCTGGTGGCTCACCAATGAAACAAGCGCGAATCTCAGTTGATGCTGGGAACAGAAGGGCTGGTGCTTTTGGAACTGGAGCTGGAAACCCCTCAATGACTATAAGGAACCTAATACTTTCACCAATAAAACGGCCCCAGCTCTCCCGTGGCCGTCCTAACATGTTCAC GTTGTAG
- the LOC117908864 gene encoding zinc finger BED domain-containing protein RICESLEEPER 1-like, with protein sequence MEISNESAIKKPKRLTSVVWNHFERVRKADICYAVCIHCNKRLSGSSNSGTTHLRNHLMRCLKRSNYDVSQLLAAKRRKKEGALSLTAINYDEGQRKEENIKPTILKFDQEQKKDEPINLGSIRFDQERSRLDLARMIILHGYPLAMVNHVGFKVFVKDLQPLFEVNSAIELDCMEIYGKEKQKVYEVMSRSHGRINLAVDMWTSPEQAEYLCLTAHYIDEDWKLQKKILNFVSLDPSHTEDMLSEVIIKCLMEWEVGHKLFSMTFHDCATNDDVALRVKEHFSQDRPLLGSGQLLDVRCVGHVLNLIVQDCIEALREVTHKIRESVRYVKTSQATLGKFNEIAQQVGINSQQNLFLDCPTQWNSTYLMLDTVLEYKGAFSLLQEHDPGYTVALSDTEWEWASSITSYMKLLLEIIAVLSSNKCPTANIYFPEICDIHIQLIEWCKSPDDFISSLALKMKAKFDKYWSKCSLALAVAVILDPRFKMKLVEYYYPQIYGTDAADRIKDVSDGIKELFNVYCSTSASLHQGVALPGSSLPPSTSNDSRDRLKGFDKFIHETSQNQNIVSDLDKYLEEPVFPRNCDFHILNWWKVQKPRYPILSMMVRDVLGIPMSTVAPEVVFSTGARVLDHYRSSLNPDTRQALICTQDWLQTGLEEPNQSSPHQSSPHPAIPLAIEAN encoded by the exons ATGGAGATATCGAATGAGTCAGCTATTAAGAAACCGAAGAGGCTAACATCTGTTGTATGGAATCATTTTGAAAGGGTTAGGAAGGCAGACATCTGTTATGCTGTTTGCATACACTGTAACAAAAGGCTTAGTGGATCAAGTAATAGTGGAACTACACATCTGAGAAATCATTTAATGCGTTGTCTGAAAAGGTCTAATTATGATGTGTCCCAACTACTTGCggcaaagagaaggaaaaaagaaggtgCTCTTAGCCTTACAGCTATCAATTATGATGAAGGGCAAAGAAAAGAGGAGAATATAAAGCCTACAATTCTGAAGTTTGATCAAGAGCAAAAAAAAGATGAGCCCATCAACCTTGGAAGTATTAGATTTGATCAGGAACGGAGTCGGCTGGATCTTGCCCGCATGATCATATTACATGGTTATCCCCTGGCCATGGTCAACCATGTTGGGTTCAAAGTATTTGTTAAGGATCTGCAGCCACTGTTTGAAGTCAATAGTGCCATTGAGCTTGATTGCATGGAAATTTATGGGAAAGAGAAACAGAAAGTGTATGAGGTTATGAGCAGATCGCATGGCAGAATTAATCTTGCTGTCGATATGTGGACTTCCCCTGAACAGGCTGAATATTTGTGTTTGACAGCACACTATATTGACGAGGATTGGAAATTACAAAAGAAGATACTGAATTTTGTCTCCCTCGATCCTTCTCATACTGAAGACATGCTCTCTGAAGTTATTATTAAGTGTCTGATGGAGTGGGAGGTTGGCCATAAGTTGTTTTCCATGACATTTCATGATTGTGCCACGAACGATGACGTCGCCCTAAGAGTTAAAGAGCACTTCTCCCAGGACAGGCCTCTCTTGGGCAGTGGTCAATTACTTGATGTGCGCTGTGTAGGTCATGTTCTAAATTTGATTGTTCAAGATTGCATTGAAGCACTTAGGGAGGTAACCCACAAGATCCGAGAAAGTGTTCGGTATGTCAAAACCTCACAGGCAACACTAGGAAAATTCAATGAGATTGCCCAACAAGTTGGAATCAATAGTCAGCAAAACTTGTTTCTTGATTGTCCAACTCAATGGAACTCAACATATCTCATGCTTGACACAGTGTTAGAATACAAGGGGGCATTTTCTCTCTTGCAAGAGCATGACCCAGGCTACACAGTTGCTCTATCTGATACAGAGTGGGAATGGGCAAGTTCCATTACTAGCTATATGAAACTTCTTCTTGAAATTATCGCCGTCTTGTCCAGCAACAAATGCCCAACtgcaaatatatattttcctgaGATTTGTGACATTCACATCCAATTGATCGAATGGTGCAAGAGTCCTGATGATTTTATTAGTTCTTTGGCACTGAAGATGAAAGCCAAGTTTGATAAATATTGGAGCAAGTGTAGTTTAGCTTTGGCAGTAGCCGTAATCTTAGATCCCCGATTCAAGATGAAACTGGTGGAGTATTACTATCCACAGATCTATGGTACTGATGCTGCAGATCGGATCAAGGATGTTTCTGATGGGATCAAGGAACTTTTCAATGTATACTGCTCCACCTCTGCTTCACTGCATCAAGGTGTAGCTCTCCCTGGCAGCAGCTTGCCTCCTAGTACTAGTAATGATTCAAGGGATCGACTAAAGGGCTTTGACAAATTCATCCACGAAACTTCCCAGAATCAAAACATAGTATCTGATCTGGACAAATATTTGGAGGAGCCAGTATTTCCCCGCAACTGTGATTTCCACATACTAAATTGGTGGAAAGTCCAGAAGCCAAGGTACCCTATCTTATCTATGATGGTACGCGACGTTCTGGGGATTCCCATGTCCACTGTTGCCCCTGAGGTTGTGTTCAGCACAGGAGCTAGGGTTCTCGATCATTATCGTAGTTCCCTCAACCCAGATACCCGACAAGCGTTGATCTGCACACAAGACTGGTTGCAGACCGGATTAGAAG AACCCAACCAATCCTCACCCCACCAATCCTCACCCCACCCTGCTATCCCTCTTGCAATCGAAGCAAATTAG